In Kitasatospora sp. NBC_00240, the following are encoded in one genomic region:
- a CDS encoding ATP-binding protein, with protein sequence MTFETTPRAALRAWNVNEETTDRALLVVSELVSNAIEHALPPIALRLGHPTPGDPLHIAVDDGGPAAREGTWTAGRAPEEHGRGRAIIARQTTAPRSGPTCDPHRRLRALRPTRPTSTSAGRRCFAESSGGHPDAHAHV encoded by the coding sequence GTGACCTTCGAGACCACCCCGCGCGCCGCCCTCCGCGCCTGGAACGTCAACGAGGAGACCACCGACCGGGCGCTGCTCGTCGTCTCCGAACTCGTCAGCAACGCAATCGAACACGCCCTCCCCCCGATCGCCCTCCGCCTCGGCCACCCCACCCCCGGCGACCCGCTGCACATCGCGGTCGACGACGGCGGCCCCGCCGCCCGGGAAGGCACCTGGACCGCCGGCCGCGCACCCGAGGAGCACGGCCGCGGCCGCGCCATCATCGCCCGTCAGACCACGGCACCACGTTCTGGGCCGACCTGTGACCCCCACCGGCGACTGCGGGCCCTTCGACCAACCCGTCCCACTTCGACGAGTGCCGGCAGGCGGTGCTTCGCCGAGTCCTCCGGAGGCCACCCAGATGCACATGCACATGTCTGA
- a CDS encoding NAD(+)/NADH kinase, whose amino-acid sequence MGFIGTVGLVLHPERTCAPTVDAVVRWSRARGTKVLGLAAEVARIGCEAIPVEAEEMATSADLMISLGGDGTMLRAMRLATGGHAPVLGVNVGRLGFLAEVDIPELPDALDAIDAHRFTVEARSAVHARFGDSRETALNDVVLLRSPGHKSAAVAVRVQGEPFVAYTADAVVVATPTGSTAYSFSAGGPIVSPNAEGLLITPVAPHAAFNRSVFLSSGERLDLEVLPHSGGLAVEADGLLAGHVAPGDSVEVTMLPAAARVVRLGRTTFYQRAQRKLRLTGSAEHG is encoded by the coding sequence ATGGGATTCATCGGCACGGTGGGGCTGGTACTCCACCCGGAGCGCACCTGCGCGCCCACCGTGGACGCCGTGGTCCGTTGGAGCCGGGCCCGGGGGACGAAGGTCCTGGGGCTGGCGGCGGAGGTGGCCAGGATCGGCTGCGAGGCCATTCCGGTGGAGGCCGAGGAGATGGCCACGAGCGCCGACCTGATGATCAGCCTCGGCGGGGACGGCACCATGCTGCGCGCCATGCGGCTCGCCACCGGGGGCCACGCCCCGGTGCTGGGCGTCAACGTCGGACGGCTGGGCTTCCTCGCCGAGGTCGACATACCGGAACTCCCAGACGCGCTGGACGCCATCGACGCCCACCGCTTCACCGTGGAAGCCCGCTCCGCCGTCCACGCCCGCTTCGGCGACTCCCGGGAGACGGCACTCAACGACGTCGTGCTCCTGCGCAGCCCGGGACACAAGTCCGCTGCGGTCGCCGTACGGGTCCAGGGCGAGCCCTTCGTGGCCTACACCGCCGACGCGGTCGTCGTCGCCACGCCGACCGGCTCCACCGCCTACAGCTTCTCCGCCGGCGGCCCGATCGTCTCCCCCAACGCGGAGGGGCTGCTGATCACCCCCGTGGCTCCGCACGCCGCGTTCAACCGCTCGGTGTTCCTCTCCAGCGGCGAGCGGCTCGACCTGGAGGTCCTGCCGCACAGCGGCGGCCTCGCCGTCGAGGCCGACGGCCTCCTGGCCGGCCACGTCGCACCGGGCGACAGCGTCGAGGTCACCATGCTGCCCGCCGCCGCACGCGTCGTCCGACTCGGCCGCACCACGTTCTACCAGCGGGCCCAGCGCAAACTCCGGCTCACCGGCTCGGCAGAACACGGCTGA
- a CDS encoding glycoside hydrolase family 15 protein, with protein sequence MAEYGSGGFGQPGGSRYLPISEHGLIGDLRTAALVATDGTIDWYCCPRFDAPSVFASILDADRGGSFELSADVPARTRQFYFPDTNVLITRFFAADGVAEIQDFMPVVDESREADRHRLIRRVICVRGVLPFKAKVAPRFGYGAESHTVRLESHEAVFRSPSLTLALTSTAPLESDGLDVWSHFKLLEGESQVFALDRIGDDVPARSCPRAEAQEQAEATVRFWRRWLSRSRYHGRWREMVHRSALLLKLLTYAPTGAIVAAPTTSLPEQIGGERNWDYRYVWVRDAAFCIYAMLRLGFTSEAEAFMGFISEHGIMRGTKESGPLQIMYGIDGRCDLPEYELSHLEGHLGSAPVRVGNAATGQLQLDIYGALIDSVYLYDKWGQPISSGHWDEVGAVVDWLCRHWDQPDEGVWETRAGRRDFVYSRLMCWVALERAIRMANRRGLPADLPRWQQSRDAIYRQIMARGWSDDRGAFVQGLDDTVLDASLLMMPMTKFISPTDPKWLSTLDVLTSDLVSDSLVYRYDPAASPDGLRGSEGTFSICSFWYVEALARAGRLEEARLAFEKMLTYANHVGLFAEEIGRTGEQLGNFPQAFTHLSLISAAFNLDRALG encoded by the coding sequence ATGGCGGAGTACGGCAGCGGCGGGTTCGGGCAACCCGGTGGTTCCCGGTATCTGCCGATCTCCGAGCACGGCCTGATCGGTGATCTCCGTACCGCCGCGCTCGTCGCCACCGACGGCACGATCGACTGGTACTGCTGCCCGCGCTTCGACGCGCCGAGCGTGTTCGCGTCGATACTCGACGCCGACCGGGGAGGCAGCTTCGAACTGTCCGCGGACGTGCCGGCCCGTACCCGGCAGTTCTACTTCCCCGACACCAACGTCCTGATCACGCGGTTCTTCGCCGCGGACGGGGTGGCGGAGATCCAGGACTTCATGCCCGTCGTCGACGAGTCCCGCGAGGCGGACCGCCACCGGCTGATCCGGCGGGTGATCTGTGTTCGCGGCGTGCTCCCGTTCAAGGCGAAGGTCGCCCCGCGTTTCGGCTACGGCGCCGAGTCGCACACCGTGCGCCTCGAAAGCCACGAGGCCGTGTTCCGCTCCCCGTCACTGACGCTCGCGCTGACCTCCACCGCACCCCTGGAGAGCGACGGCTTGGACGTGTGGTCGCACTTCAAGCTCCTTGAGGGCGAGTCCCAGGTGTTCGCTCTCGACCGGATCGGCGACGACGTCCCGGCCCGGTCGTGTCCGCGCGCCGAGGCGCAGGAGCAGGCCGAGGCGACCGTCCGGTTCTGGCGCCGCTGGCTGTCCCGGTCGCGGTACCACGGACGGTGGCGGGAGATGGTGCATCGCTCGGCGTTGCTCCTGAAGCTGCTCACCTACGCGCCCACCGGTGCGATCGTCGCCGCGCCGACCACCAGCCTGCCCGAGCAGATCGGCGGCGAACGCAACTGGGACTACCGCTACGTGTGGGTCCGCGACGCGGCCTTCTGCATCTACGCCATGCTCCGCCTGGGCTTCACCTCGGAGGCCGAGGCGTTCATGGGCTTCATCTCCGAGCACGGGATCATGCGGGGCACCAAGGAGAGCGGCCCGCTGCAGATCATGTACGGCATCGACGGCCGCTGCGACCTGCCCGAGTACGAGCTGTCCCATCTGGAAGGTCATCTCGGGTCCGCACCGGTGCGGGTCGGGAACGCCGCCACCGGGCAGCTCCAACTGGACATCTACGGCGCGCTGATCGACTCCGTGTACCTCTACGACAAGTGGGGGCAGCCGATCAGCAGCGGTCACTGGGACGAGGTCGGCGCCGTGGTGGACTGGCTCTGCCGGCACTGGGACCAGCCCGACGAGGGGGTCTGGGAGACCCGGGCGGGCCGGCGCGACTTCGTGTACTCGCGGCTGATGTGCTGGGTCGCGCTGGAACGGGCGATCCGGATGGCGAACCGGCGGGGGCTACCCGCCGACCTGCCCCGGTGGCAGCAGTCCCGTGATGCGATCTACCGGCAGATCATGGCCCGCGGCTGGTCGGACGACCGCGGCGCGTTCGTCCAGGGGCTCGACGACACAGTCCTCGACGCTTCCCTGCTGATGATGCCGATGACCAAGTTCATCTCGCCCACCGACCCCAAATGGCTCTCCACCCTGGACGTGCTCACCTCCGACCTGGTCTCCGACTCCTTGGTCTACCGCTACGACCCGGCGGCCAGCCCGGACGGGCTCCGGGGCTCCGAGGGCACCTTCTCGATCTGCTCCTTCTGGTACGTCGAGGCGCTGGCCCGGGCGGGTCGGCTGGAGGAGGCCCGGCTGGCCTTCGAGAAGATGCTCACCTACGCCAACCACGTCGGCCTGTTCGCCGAGGAGATCGGCCGCACCGGCGAACAACTCGGCAACTTCCCCCAGGCGTTCACCCATCTCTCGCTGATCAGCGCCGCCTTCAATCTCGACCGCGCCCTGGGCTGA
- a CDS encoding response regulator transcription factor, whose translation MRAVIAEDSVLLRVGLVKVLETGGFRVAAEVGDGEALVAAVAEHRPELALIDVRMPPGFTDEGVRAAAEIRRRWPRTAVLLLSQYVEERYAADLLSAHTGGVGYLLKQRVADVADFVAAARRVAAGGTALDPQVVAQLLLRRGGDPLKRLTPREREVLGLMAEGRSNAGIAAELVVGESAVAKHINNIFAKLDLPVAEADHRRVLAVLRFLGASRA comes from the coding sequence GTGCGCGCGGTGATCGCCGAGGATTCGGTGCTGCTCCGGGTCGGCCTGGTCAAGGTGCTGGAGACGGGCGGCTTCCGGGTCGCCGCGGAGGTCGGCGACGGGGAGGCGCTGGTGGCGGCGGTGGCGGAGCACCGGCCGGAACTCGCCCTGATCGACGTCCGGATGCCGCCCGGCTTCACCGACGAGGGGGTGCGGGCCGCGGCGGAGATCCGCCGGCGGTGGCCGCGGACGGCGGTGCTGCTGCTGTCGCAGTACGTGGAGGAGCGGTACGCGGCCGACCTGCTGTCCGCCCACACCGGCGGGGTGGGCTACCTGCTCAAGCAGCGGGTCGCCGATGTCGCGGACTTCGTGGCGGCGGCCCGGCGGGTGGCGGCCGGGGGCACGGCGTTGGACCCGCAGGTCGTGGCCCAGCTGCTGCTGAGGCGCGGCGGCGACCCGCTGAAGCGGCTGACCCCGCGCGAACGGGAGGTGCTCGGACTGATGGCGGAGGGGCGTTCCAACGCCGGGATCGCGGCGGAGCTGGTGGTGGGCGAAAGCGCGGTGGCCAAGCACATCAACAACATCTTCGCCAAGCTGGACCTGCCCGTGGCCGAGGCGGACCACCGCCGGGTGCTCGCCGTGCTGCGGTTCCTGGGGGCGTCCCGGGCCTGA
- a CDS encoding sensor domain-containing protein: MTIPPVLRRSALRARRDTGFLAAGVLPHLALAPVWVWGVTFAVKTGNWATALPASVAPILLGVPVLTVPQRYRHRALLGVDIPAPAPVPEHRSWASTARWLSATSTSRQVGYHLLVGPLVAASELLVLATLIAGPAGATVHGWVWALPEKVRQGWSGHPKQLSCCTVGGLVLLCAAPWSAGAAARIESRPARSLLGPRRAERLQARVEHLAGSRTELVEAVDAERRRIERDLHDGISEALANVTKHARATRAQVTVRRVGTVLRVRVTDDGLGGADAAAGTGLSGLAKRVGSLDGAFHVSSPVGGPTTITAELPCAR; encoded by the coding sequence GTGACGATTCCACCCGTGCTGAGACGCTCGGCGCTCCGGGCGCGGCGGGACACCGGCTTCCTGGCCGCCGGTGTGCTGCCGCACCTGGCCCTGGCGCCGGTGTGGGTCTGGGGCGTGACCTTCGCCGTCAAGACCGGGAACTGGGCCACGGCGCTTCCCGCGTCGGTCGCCCCCATCCTGCTCGGCGTACCGGTGCTGACGGTCCCTCAGCGGTACCGGCACCGGGCGCTGCTCGGGGTGGACATCCCCGCGCCGGCGCCCGTGCCGGAGCACCGGTCGTGGGCGTCGACCGCTCGGTGGCTCTCCGCGACGTCCACCTCGCGCCAGGTCGGGTACCACCTCCTGGTGGGCCCGCTGGTAGCCGCGTCGGAGCTGCTGGTGCTCGCGACGCTGATCGCGGGTCCGGCGGGCGCCACCGTCCACGGCTGGGTGTGGGCGCTGCCGGAGAAGGTCCGGCAGGGCTGGTCCGGCCACCCGAAGCAGCTGTCCTGCTGCACGGTGGGTGGACTCGTCCTGCTCTGCGCCGCGCCCTGGTCGGCAGGCGCGGCGGCCCGGATCGAATCGCGCCCGGCGCGGTCGCTGCTCGGGCCCAGGCGCGCCGAGCGGCTCCAGGCGCGGGTGGAGCACCTGGCCGGCAGCCGCACCGAGCTGGTGGAGGCCGTCGATGCCGAGCGCCGGCGCATCGAGCGCGACCTGCACGACGGGATCTCCGAGGCGCTGGCCAACGTCACCAAGCACGCTCGCGCGACGCGGGCCCAGGTGACCGTCAGGCGGGTCGGGACGGTGCTGCGAGTGCGCGTTACCGATGACGGGCTGGGTGGTGCCGACGCCGCCGCCGGCACGGGGCTGAGCGGGCTGGCCAAGCGGGTCGGCTCGCTCGATGGGGCCTTCCACGTCAGCAGCCCCGTCGGCGGGCCCACCACCATCACCGCGGAGCTGCCGTGCGCGCGGTGA
- a CDS encoding protein kinase — translation MTRRDDDGSAGERLDAAVTRRDGGGGPAALLRLPSALAGRFVVVGELPHQGREADVLLVRDAAGVEFVAKVYRSGIRVMPEVWERLRGLDTSHVVEVVETGFSDGRDFEVSEYLASGSLESLVGAVVSPAVLSEVVSQLTEAVAHLHEAGIVHGDLKPSNVLVRRRDPLELALADFGVSKSLDATSRFTQRVFGTLAYSAPEYLFSAEVSGSQDWWAVGVIARQLATGRAPFEGLSEQAVRHHLATRPVDVSEVTDPRVRLLCRGLLVRDPGRRWGAAEVRSWLDGGAPEVAEDLPVPDIGPPRAAGRRPLQFNGVKYTGKAALARALAANWETAARRFFEAMGERDDPSQGWRQLRTWLAQFDDPEHDAAEELVDLIDIHLPGTDAPDTKLLRLLHWLDPTLPPVYRGRRMLPEDLLALAELASSPRDDEGRRTARGLVDELYTGDLLTVLATFGEGAHRLAGVNHRWRDLNARWDGLQESSALPPRIRQELVGTEIRVEALAIAVAPEWARALRQRIESSATSVQGSIGWFDALLADGGDPVRHLAATRTLSTAVAEARRLAEVLRATEAATATQRREWQETEERRQSGTGEAILTALGGIALLFALPVGVPLVVGTLVGEGEFLQRFLPASSVLCGVPLVCELVLAARLGQLYHPRWSLLSRLADIGHRLPGGRRALATQLRPMRKRTIALGGGCLLHVALGPLVWLIVTLRVWSPIPLAVAAGYGFWSFTRYRVWRSTHEAQQTQVLGER, via the coding sequence GTGACGCGTCGTGATGACGACGGTTCTGCTGGTGAGAGGCTCGACGCGGCGGTGACGCGGCGGGACGGCGGTGGTGGTCCCGCGGCTCTGCTGCGACTGCCGTCGGCGTTGGCCGGACGCTTCGTGGTGGTCGGGGAGCTGCCGCACCAGGGGCGCGAGGCGGATGTGCTGCTGGTCCGCGACGCGGCGGGGGTCGAGTTCGTCGCGAAGGTGTACCGCAGCGGGATCCGGGTCATGCCCGAGGTCTGGGAGCGCCTGCGGGGTCTGGACACCAGCCATGTGGTGGAAGTGGTCGAGACGGGCTTCTCGGACGGGCGTGACTTCGAGGTGTCGGAGTACCTCGCCTCGGGATCGCTGGAGAGCCTGGTCGGGGCCGTGGTGTCGCCGGCCGTCCTGTCCGAGGTGGTTTCCCAGCTGACGGAGGCGGTGGCGCATCTGCACGAAGCGGGGATCGTGCACGGCGACCTGAAACCCTCGAACGTGCTCGTACGCCGGCGGGACCCGCTGGAGCTGGCGTTGGCGGACTTCGGCGTGAGCAAATCGCTGGACGCGACGTCCCGGTTCACGCAGCGCGTGTTCGGGACGCTGGCGTACTCGGCGCCGGAGTACCTGTTCAGCGCGGAGGTGTCCGGTTCGCAGGACTGGTGGGCCGTGGGTGTGATCGCCCGGCAACTGGCCACCGGCCGTGCGCCGTTCGAGGGGCTGTCGGAGCAGGCGGTCCGGCATCATCTGGCGACCCGGCCGGTCGATGTGTCGGAGGTGACGGATCCGCGGGTACGGCTGCTGTGCCGCGGGCTGCTGGTCAGGGATCCGGGTCGTCGGTGGGGGGCGGCCGAGGTCCGCAGCTGGCTCGACGGCGGCGCCCCGGAGGTGGCGGAGGACTTACCCGTCCCGGACATCGGGCCGCCGCGCGCCGCCGGCCGACGGCCCCTGCAGTTCAACGGGGTGAAGTACACCGGGAAGGCGGCACTGGCACGGGCCCTGGCAGCGAACTGGGAGACCGCCGCCCGGCGCTTCTTCGAGGCCATGGGCGAACGCGACGACCCCAGCCAGGGCTGGCGTCAACTGCGCACCTGGCTGGCCCAGTTCGACGATCCCGAGCACGACGCCGCCGAAGAGCTGGTGGACCTGATCGACATCCACCTCCCCGGGACCGACGCCCCGGACACCAAGCTGCTGCGGCTTCTGCACTGGCTCGACCCGACGCTGCCGCCCGTCTACCGCGGCAGGCGCATGCTGCCCGAGGATCTCCTCGCACTCGCCGAACTCGCCTCGTCCCCCCGCGACGACGAAGGACGCCGGACCGCGCGAGGGCTCGTCGACGAGTTGTACACCGGCGACCTGCTCACCGTCCTCGCGACCTTCGGCGAAGGCGCTCACCGGCTCGCCGGCGTGAACCACCGTTGGCGCGACCTGAACGCCCGGTGGGACGGGCTTCAGGAGTCGTCGGCGCTGCCGCCCAGGATCCGGCAGGAACTCGTCGGCACCGAGATCCGGGTGGAGGCGCTGGCCATCGCGGTGGCCCCGGAATGGGCCCGGGCGCTCCGACAACGGATCGAATCCTCCGCGACGTCCGTCCAGGGCAGCATCGGCTGGTTCGACGCGCTGCTGGCCGACGGCGGGGATCCCGTTCGTCACCTGGCCGCCACCCGCACCCTTTCGACCGCTGTCGCCGAAGCGCGCCGGCTGGCGGAGGTGCTCCGCGCCACCGAGGCCGCGACGGCGACCCAGCGGCGCGAGTGGCAGGAGACCGAGGAACGCAGGCAGTCCGGTACCGGCGAGGCGATCCTCACCGCCCTCGGCGGGATCGCCCTGCTGTTCGCCCTGCCGGTCGGTGTGCCGCTTGTGGTGGGGACCCTGGTCGGCGAAGGAGAGTTCCTGCAGCGGTTCCTTCCTGCCTCGTCGGTGCTCTGCGGGGTCCCGCTCGTCTGCGAGCTGGTCCTGGCGGCGAGGCTCGGACAGCTCTACCACCCGCGATGGTCCCTGCTCTCCCGCCTCGCCGACATCGGTCATCGCCTGCCCGGCGGGCGCAGAGCCCTGGCGACGCAACTGCGGCCCATGCGGAAGAGAACGATCGCCCTCGGCGGGGGCTGCCTCCTCCACGTGGCACTCGGCCCCTTGGTCTGGCTGATCGTCACACTGCGGGTCTGGTCGCCGATCCCCCTCGCGGTCGCGGCGGGGTACGGATTCTGGTCGTTCACCCGGTACCGGGTGTGGCGCTCGACGCACGAGGCACAGCAGACGCAGGTTCTGGGGGAACGATGA
- a CDS encoding AAA family ATPase has product MSTEDMRAPEGIPTTAGPPFVREFEATLPVHSQFVLWGNRHDSFLVRESDSARPRLLSLPDLLWETLRGSGYAFLLVHDPVDGLRVHLPAGATAEESDRAEEAASRLLPRRPRPGSLPSLETLRALMAELARPAQPVRAALAIDDASRIARSAGELEPSERDFFRFCARLSRTAVPVGAQSGRTTPLYNPVIWLADREGDLPAWLTSSNDQIRSIGLPVPDLGDRQATARLLMKLFGVTDLDSDLPATEACEAFAAQTDGLTLQAMIEITRLARDRRLTMTELPDAIRIYKLGVMDNPWKREYLRKRITDGQHSIPQRVVGQPQAVTKTLDILKRAALGLSGAQQSRSSDRPRGVLFFAGPTGVGKTELAKAVSSLIFADESAYLRFDMSEFSAEHAGDRLIGAPPGYVGFEAGGELTNAVRQQPFRVILFDEIEKAHPRILDKFLQILEDGRLTDGRGSTVHFSESVLVFTSNLGTEVEDDGGRPVTNVHPDMPYEEIEARMKAAIGDHFTRVLGRPELLNRFGDNIVVFNFIDRAAAARIFGLQLDNIVSRVHEEQGIVLEVEPEVRAALQKSCTDNPRMGGRGIGMALESQFVNPLARALFDRDPAAGAHVRVTALRREGDIVSVELA; this is encoded by the coding sequence TTGTCCACCGAGGACATGCGCGCACCTGAGGGCATTCCGACGACGGCGGGGCCGCCGTTCGTGCGGGAATTCGAGGCGACCCTGCCCGTCCATTCGCAGTTCGTGCTGTGGGGGAACCGCCATGACAGCTTCCTGGTCCGGGAGTCCGACAGCGCCCGCCCCCGGCTGCTGTCCCTGCCGGACCTGCTCTGGGAGACGCTCCGCGGGAGCGGCTACGCGTTCCTGCTCGTGCACGACCCGGTGGACGGTCTCCGGGTGCACCTGCCGGCCGGTGCCACAGCCGAGGAGTCCGATCGGGCCGAGGAGGCCGCCTCCCGGCTGCTTCCCCGGCGGCCACGCCCGGGAAGCCTTCCCTCGCTGGAGACCCTGCGTGCGCTGATGGCCGAGCTGGCCCGTCCCGCGCAGCCGGTCCGGGCGGCGCTGGCGATCGACGACGCCTCCCGCATCGCGCGCAGCGCGGGCGAACTGGAGCCGAGCGAGCGGGACTTCTTCAGGTTCTGTGCCAGGCTCTCCCGGACGGCGGTCCCGGTGGGTGCGCAGAGCGGCCGGACGACCCCGCTGTACAACCCGGTGATCTGGCTGGCGGACCGCGAGGGCGACCTGCCGGCCTGGCTCACCTCGTCCAACGACCAGATCCGGTCCATCGGGCTCCCGGTTCCGGATCTGGGCGACCGGCAGGCCACCGCGCGCCTGCTGATGAAGCTCTTCGGCGTGACGGACCTCGACTCGGACCTGCCGGCGACCGAGGCGTGCGAGGCGTTCGCGGCCCAGACGGACGGACTCACCCTGCAGGCGATGATCGAGATCACCCGGCTGGCCCGGGACCGCCGCCTGACGATGACGGAGCTTCCGGACGCGATCCGCATCTACAAACTCGGCGTCATGGACAACCCCTGGAAGCGGGAGTACCTCCGCAAACGGATCACGGACGGCCAGCACTCGATCCCGCAGCGCGTCGTCGGGCAGCCGCAGGCCGTCACCAAGACCCTCGACATCCTGAAGCGGGCGGCCCTGGGGCTGTCCGGCGCGCAGCAGTCCCGGTCCTCGGACCGGCCGCGCGGAGTGCTGTTCTTCGCCGGGCCCACCGGCGTGGGCAAGACCGAACTGGCCAAGGCCGTCTCGTCGTTGATCTTCGCGGACGAGTCCGCCTATCTGCGGTTCGACATGAGCGAGTTCTCCGCGGAGCACGCCGGGGACCGCCTGATCGGGGCGCCACCGGGGTACGTCGGCTTCGAGGCGGGCGGCGAACTGACCAACGCGGTGCGGCAACAGCCCTTCAGGGTGATCCTCTTCGACGAGATCGAGAAGGCCCACCCGCGGATTCTGGACAAGTTCCTGCAGATCCTCGAGGACGGCCGGCTGACGGACGGGCGCGGCTCGACGGTGCACTTCTCCGAGTCCGTCCTGGTGTTCACCTCCAACCTCGGCACCGAGGTGGAGGACGACGGCGGGCGGCCGGTGACCAACGTTCACCCCGACATGCCGTACGAGGAGATCGAGGCGCGCATGAAAGCGGCGATCGGCGACCACTTCACCAGGGTCCTCGGGCGGCCGGAGCTGCTCAACCGCTTCGGGGACAACATCGTGGTGTTCAACTTCATCGACCGTGCGGCGGCCGCCCGCATCTTCGGCCTCCAGCTCGACAACATCGTCTCCCGGGTCCACGAGGAGCAGGGCATCGTCCTCGAGGTGGAACCCGAGGTCCGGGCCGCGTTGCAGAAGAGCTGCACCGACAACCCGCGGATGGGTGGCCGGGGCATCGGCATGGCCCTGGAGTCGCAGTTCGTCAATCCCCTCGCCCGGGCGCTGTTCGACCGGGACCCGGCCGCAGGCGCGCACGTCCGGGTGACCGCTCTGCGGCGCGAGGGCGACATCGTCTCGGTGGAGCTGGCATGA
- a CDS encoding 4Fe-4S single cluster domain-containing protein, whose translation MTASNASPRPVELMLNKAHYPVTSLGPGTRAGIWTQGCTIGCAGCVSQDTWTADPGTLVDIAALRSWLAGLPDPLDGITVSGGEPFQQPEALAALLEWVHVWRRGRPAPLDVLVYSGYSLDRLRREHSALLDRCDAVITGPYIDRLNSPGLRWSGSSNQRLTALTDLGRERYEGAGPVDAPPMQVAVDDGRVWFIGVPRRGDMERLSTRLRSAGITMEEVSWRS comes from the coding sequence ATGACGGCCTCCAACGCCTCCCCCCGCCCGGTCGAGCTGATGCTGAACAAGGCGCACTACCCGGTGACGTCGCTGGGCCCCGGAACCCGGGCCGGCATCTGGACGCAGGGCTGCACGATCGGCTGCGCCGGGTGCGTCTCGCAGGACACCTGGACGGCGGATCCCGGCACACTCGTGGACATCGCGGCCCTCCGGAGCTGGCTCGCCGGCCTGCCCGATCCGCTCGACGGGATCACCGTCTCGGGCGGGGAGCCGTTCCAGCAGCCGGAGGCGCTCGCCGCGCTCCTGGAGTGGGTCCATGTCTGGCGCCGCGGGCGGCCCGCGCCGCTGGACGTGCTCGTCTACAGCGGGTACTCCCTCGACCGGCTGCGGCGGGAGCACTCCGCGCTCCTCGACCGGTGCGACGCGGTGATCACCGGCCCTTACATCGATCGCCTCAACAGCCCCGGACTGCGCTGGAGCGGCTCGAGCAACCAGCGTCTGACCGCACTGACCGATCTCGGACGCGAGCGGTACGAGGGGGCCGGCCCCGTCGACGCACCGCCCATGCAGGTCGCCGTCGACGACGGCCGGGTCTGGTTCATCGGGGTTCCCCGCCGGGGCGACATGGAACGCCTGAGCACCCGGCTCCGGTCGGCCGGCATCACCATGGAAGAGGTGTCATGGCGCAGCTGA
- a CDS encoding FHA domain-containing protein, whose translation MAQLICSSCGLAAEDGDLVCGGCSGNLSRPAVARYPLPGPPPPPAHPPAIGAVASQAVASKAVGDIDPAAAGPQEEPRVCPHCGAAVPVPTNQVCVACQRMLGEVRPSRAAGSGERAADVQATRRDAPTVVLRIRFGAVERTVTPGSTLLLGRAPAARTTSGLLERYDNVSRQHATVGLEPDGTAWVRDEHSTNGTFVNGRPADAGARTPLRDGDELRLAADCTLGISVDRPGDGGRR comes from the coding sequence ATGGCGCAGCTGATCTGCTCGTCCTGCGGCCTGGCGGCGGAGGACGGCGATCTCGTCTGCGGGGGTTGCTCCGGGAACCTCAGCCGCCCCGCCGTCGCCCGGTACCCGCTGCCCGGGCCGCCGCCCCCGCCCGCGCACCCGCCCGCGATCGGGGCGGTGGCCTCGCAGGCGGTGGCCTCGAAGGCGGTGGGCGACATCGATCCGGCCGCGGCCGGGCCTCAGGAGGAGCCCCGGGTCTGCCCGCACTGCGGAGCCGCCGTCCCGGTGCCGACCAACCAGGTGTGCGTGGCCTGCCAGCGGATGCTGGGCGAGGTGCGCCCGTCCCGTGCCGCCGGCTCCGGCGAGCGGGCCGCGGACGTGCAGGCGACCCGCCGCGACGCCCCCACCGTGGTCCTGCGGATCCGGTTCGGTGCGGTGGAGCGCACCGTGACGCCGGGCAGCACCCTGCTCCTCGGCCGCGCCCCGGCCGCCCGCACGACGTCCGGTCTGCTGGAGCGCTACGACAACGTCTCCCGTCAGCACGCGACCGTCGGCCTGGAACCGGACGGGACGGCCTGGGTACGGGACGAGCACTCCACCAACGGCACCTTCGTGAACGGCCGCCCGGCCGACGCCGGTGCGCGGACTCCCCTCCGGGACGGGGACGAGCTGCGGCTGGCCGCCGACTGCACGCTCGGGATCAGCGTCGATCGACCGGGTGACGGGGGCCGGCGGTGA